The Neochlamydia sp. S13 genome has a segment encoding these proteins:
- the sctS gene encoding type III secretion system export apparatus subunit SctS, with protein MFQTQVIQLAYHALLLILILSAPPILVSMFFGVIVAIFQAATQIQEQTLSFTIKLVAVTLTLMILGGWLGAQIMEFAGDIFSHFAQWSLASQG; from the coding sequence ATGTTTCAGACACAGGTTATACAGCTTGCTTATCATGCTCTTTTGCTGATTCTTATCCTTTCAGCACCACCCATTTTGGTGAGTATGTTTTTTGGGGTGATCGTAGCGATCTTTCAGGCAGCCACACAAATTCAAGAACAGACTTTATCATTTACTATAAAATTGGTGGCGGTAACGCTTACCTTGATGATTTTAGGGGGATGGTTGGGAGCTCAGATCATGGAGTTTGCAGGGGATATATTTTCCCACTTTGCACAGTGGAGTTTAGCTTCTCAAGGGTGA
- a CDS encoding EscT/YscT/HrcT family type III secretion system export apparatus protein, whose protein sequence is MAETTDSFIALFLNSAFNTEGGLLSFVALFFLFLSRFFPILLQSPFFGARVMPQPAKVALGIGLFIIFLPQLLLVTHKIDFNLKLVFLIFKELFVGTIIGFLISLPFVIVQSAGIIIDHQRGGASLMVNDPTIQNQSSPLGTLFNYVMIWIFFMIDGPFLFMEAILTSYEVIPADQIINLKFFERSSVFWANEIALLNKIMVISIRLASPALIMIMMTDFFLGIANRLAPQVQITFLGMPLKSLLALLIVCVGWKMLNEEMAKQGYVWINEVINMLRTIKGSVSGFNEVGAVVS, encoded by the coding sequence ATGGCTGAAACTACTGACAGTTTTATAGCGTTATTTTTAAATAGTGCCTTCAATACCGAAGGGGGATTGCTCTCTTTTGTTGCGCTTTTCTTTTTATTTCTCTCACGCTTTTTCCCTATTCTTTTGCAATCACCTTTTTTTGGAGCAAGGGTGATGCCTCAGCCTGCAAAGGTGGCTCTAGGGATTGGTCTCTTTATCATCTTTTTACCGCAATTGCTATTAGTTACCCATAAAATTGATTTCAACCTAAAGCTAGTTTTTTTAATATTTAAAGAGTTGTTTGTGGGGACAATCATAGGCTTCCTCATTAGCTTGCCTTTTGTTATTGTGCAAAGCGCTGGCATTATCATTGATCACCAGCGAGGGGGAGCCAGCTTAATGGTTAATGATCCGACCATTCAAAATCAATCTTCACCTCTAGGAACGTTGTTCAACTACGTGATGATTTGGATATTTTTTATGATCGATGGTCCTTTTTTATTCATGGAGGCTATCCTTACCTCTTATGAAGTAATTCCTGCTGATCAAATTATCAATCTCAAATTTTTTGAACGATCCTCAGTATTCTGGGCGAACGAGATTGCCCTGCTAAATAAAATAATGGTCATCAGTATTCGTTTGGCATCACCTGCTTTAATTATGATTATGATGACAGACTTCTTTTTAGGAATTGCTAACCGCCTAGCCCCGCAAGTTCAAATTACTTTTTTAGGCATGCCTTTAAAATCATTATTAGCCCTATTAATTGTATGTGTAGGCTGGAAAATGCTGAATGAAGAAATGGCTAAGCAAGGCTATGTATGGATAAATGAAGTGATCAACATGCTAAGAACGATTAAAGGGAGCGTGAGTGGATTTAATGAGGTGGGAGCTGTAGTTTCATGA
- a CDS encoding helix-turn-helix domain-containing protein has translation MFVAFYHTIEELNAMAKKKAYGSYSCKLRAVVMEGESAYQIGKALGYCTSAIQKWIRRYNGSSIFFIRLKCLIILLLKLYGFFIKFCSHQNFN, from the coding sequence ATGTTTGTAGCTTTTTATCATACAATAGAGGAATTAAATGCCATGGCAAAAAAGAAAGCCTATGGCAGTTACAGTTGTAAACTAAGAGCAGTGGTGATGGAAGGAGAAAGCGCATATCAGATAGGAAAAGCGCTAGGTTATTGTACAAGCGCTATTCAAAAATGGATCCGAAGGTATAACGGAAGTTCCATTTTTTTTATAAGGTTAAAGTGTTTAATTATTTTATTATTAAAGCTTTATGGCTTTTTTATAAAATTTTGTAGTCACCAAAATTTTAATTAA
- a CDS encoding HrpE/YscL family type III secretion apparatus protein yields the protein MKKKFFSLIHGNGVHVAPETRVIPAEEFSQALEAYQLMEEVKKDALKYKQGVAEEIEKLKEQAQKEGFEEGFKKWVEQIAKVEEEIINVRHETEKVALPIALKAAKKIVGRELELSETAVVDIVSNSLKAVVTHKKITIYVNKKDLEALEKNRQQVKDLFESLETLIIRERADIESGGCIIETEGGIINAQLENQWRIIENAFDRMMKQHEKAAQGHG from the coding sequence GTGAAAAAGAAATTTTTTTCCCTGATCCATGGCAATGGCGTTCATGTAGCTCCAGAAACACGTGTTATTCCTGCTGAAGAGTTTTCGCAAGCATTGGAAGCTTACCAACTCATGGAAGAAGTAAAAAAAGATGCCCTCAAGTATAAGCAAGGAGTAGCTGAAGAAATCGAAAAACTTAAGGAGCAGGCGCAAAAAGAAGGATTTGAGGAAGGTTTTAAGAAATGGGTAGAACAAATAGCTAAAGTGGAAGAAGAGATTATAAATGTACGTCATGAAACAGAAAAAGTAGCTTTACCCATTGCATTAAAAGCTGCTAAGAAGATTGTAGGTCGAGAGCTGGAGCTATCCGAGACTGCGGTTGTAGATATTGTTAGCAATAGCTTAAAAGCGGTAGTAACACACAAAAAAATCACCATTTACGTAAACAAAAAAGATCTTGAAGCATTAGAGAAAAATCGCCAGCAAGTTAAAGATCTCTTCGAAAGTCTTGAAACGTTGATAATTCGAGAGCGTGCAGATATTGAATCGGGCGGATGTATTATTGAGACGGAAGGGGGTATTATCAATGCCCAGCTTGAAAATCAATGGCGTATTATTGAAAATGCTTTTGATAGAATGATGAAACAACATGAGAAGGCGGCACAGGGGCATGGCTAA
- a CDS encoding winged helix-turn-helix domain-containing protein translates to MQAILKKEFGKNLTLQGIWTILRRSRYTPLVPRPQHYKANLRDQEAFKKKFQKSSPA, encoded by the coding sequence CTGCAAGCTATTCTAAAAAAAGAGTTTGGCAAAAACTTAACCTTGCAAGGAATTTGGACAATCTTACGTCGCAGCCGCTATACGCCTTTGGTTCCTCGTCCTCAGCATTATAAAGCTAACCTAAGGGACCAAGAAGCCTTTAAAAAAAAATTCCAGAAGTCATCACCAGCTTAA
- a CDS encoding leucine-rich repeat domain-containing protein — MSQLSQLQSFDLSINQLTIIPKEVGQLSKLQYLDLSKNQLTTFPTEIRQLSQLQELDLHDKQLTTLPAEIGQLLQLQVLDLKNNQLIFVPIEIGADIKGIRS; from the coding sequence ATGAGTCAATTATCGCAGCTGCAAAGCTTTGACTTAAGCATCAACCAGCTAACCATTATCCCTAAAGAGGTAGGGCAGCTATCCAAGCTACAATACCTGGACTTAAGCAAGAACCAACTTACCACCTTTCCTACAGAGATAAGGCAGCTTTCTCAGCTGCAAGAACTTGACTTACACGACAAACAGCTTACTACTCTTCCTGCAGAGATAGGACAGCTATTGCAGCTGCAAGTGCTTGACTTAAAAAATAATCAGCTTATCTTTGTTCCGATAGAGATAGGGGCAGATATCAAAGGAATTAGATCTTGA
- the sctR gene encoding type III secretion system export apparatus subunit SctR, whose amino-acid sequence MAKTKAIIKRLFSLNCLSWMLVLALLCMISPECWAQSSPPRSTTSIEAGKAVVRPGEKTPAEKELDIRFDNFRKPSLITQAAVLSLLAMLPFIVMILSSFMKIVVVLSLLRSALGVQQSPPNQVINGVAFMLSIYVMYPTALKMYDASMQVVNQQAAPESLISAGSSAYIMALVEAGREPLRDFLKRNSSVKHHALFYRMAYRVLPDNYRPTLKPDDFMIVVPAYITSQLKDAFEIGVLIYIPFFVIDLVVSNVLLAMGMMMLSPVTISMPLKLFLLVMLDGWTMLIEGLVNTFR is encoded by the coding sequence ATGGCTAAAACTAAAGCAATTATTAAACGTTTATTTTCTTTAAACTGTCTGTCATGGATGTTAGTACTAGCTCTATTATGTATGATCTCTCCTGAATGTTGGGCCCAAAGTTCTCCTCCTCGGAGTACCACTTCGATAGAAGCTGGAAAAGCTGTAGTAAGGCCCGGAGAGAAAACCCCTGCAGAAAAAGAGCTGGATATACGGTTTGATAATTTTAGAAAACCTTCCTTGATTACTCAGGCGGCGGTATTATCTCTTTTGGCTATGCTGCCCTTTATAGTGATGATTTTATCTTCATTTATGAAAATCGTCGTCGTCTTGTCGCTTTTGCGTAGTGCGCTTGGTGTCCAACAATCGCCTCCCAATCAAGTGATCAACGGGGTTGCTTTCATGCTGAGTATCTATGTGATGTATCCTACGGCTTTAAAGATGTATGATGCCTCGATGCAGGTGGTTAACCAGCAAGCTGCTCCAGAATCCCTTATTTCTGCAGGATCTTCTGCATATATAATGGCTTTAGTGGAAGCTGGGAGAGAGCCTTTGCGTGATTTTTTGAAAAGAAACTCTTCTGTTAAGCATCATGCTTTGTTTTACCGTATGGCTTATCGCGTTTTACCGGATAATTATCGACCCACGCTAAAGCCTGATGATTTTATGATTGTAGTGCCAGCTTATATTACTAGCCAGCTTAAAGATGCATTTGAGATAGGAGTGCTCATTTACATTCCCTTCTTTGTCATAGATCTAGTCGTATCAAACGTTTTATTAGCGATGGGTATGATGATGCTATCCCCCGTAACCATATCTATGCCTTTAAAATTATTTTTACTTGTAATGCTAGATGGATGGACAATGTTAATTGAAGGCTTGGTAAACACTTTCCGCTAA
- a CDS encoding IS630 family transposase encodes MTSLNKQFPKKNIEIWFEDEARLGQQSTSTKVWAKKGTRPKAPRQTEYKNLYVATAVCPCSGQAEGMILPFLNSQGVEILLEQVSQSLSASSHALLILDRASYHTSKTLKVPSNIHLLFLPPYSPELNPVENLWHYLRSHFWSNRIYRGYKELEKMAIASWRKVCLEEKRMKSLCAVSYV; translated from the coding sequence ATCACCAGCTTAAACAAACAATTTCCTAAGAAAAACATCGAAATTTGGTTTGAAGATGAAGCACGGCTTGGACAACAAAGCACCTCTACTAAGGTATGGGCAAAAAAAGGAACGCGGCCAAAAGCTCCTAGGCAGACAGAATATAAAAATCTGTATGTAGCTACAGCTGTTTGCCCATGTTCAGGGCAAGCAGAAGGGATGATTTTACCTTTCTTAAATAGCCAAGGAGTGGAAATTCTTCTTGAGCAAGTTAGTCAATCACTGTCTGCTTCTTCCCATGCTTTGCTAATTTTAGACCGAGCTAGCTATCATACTAGTAAAACGCTGAAAGTTCCTTCCAATATTCACCTGCTCTTTCTACCTCCTTATAGTCCTGAACTTAATCCTGTTGAAAACTTATGGCATTACTTGCGTAGCCATTTTTGGTCTAATCGTATTTATCGAGGTTATAAAGAACTAGAAAAGATGGCAATAGCTTCTTGGAGAAAGGTATGTCTGGAAGAAAAAAGAATGAAAAGCTTATGTGCTGTATCGTATGTCTAA
- a CDS encoding IS1634 family transposase, which translates to MHIVKSKFKSAAGKVYETILLRESYREGKTVKKRTVGNLSNCTPEEIAAIELALKHKGNLQALTSCSGATMQEGLSVGGVWVIYQMAKRLGIVDALGNSREGQLALWQVVARVLEQGSRLSAVRLAETYAIAPVIDLQKGFNEEDLYKNLLWLCQSQASIEDRLFTKSFCKKPPHLFLYDVTSSYLEGEKNELADWGYNRDKKKGKKQIVIGLLSSADGTPVSTEVFKGNTQDTSTFHAQIKKAKERFKCEKVTFVGDRGMIKSGQIENLQEQGFHYITAMTKAQIETLMKKGVIEYTLFDNNLAEVKEDGIRYILKRNPVRAQEIAHSRLSKLASIEKLVAMQNAYLHAHPKAQVEVALKKIKTKIERLTLKTCVTVSAQDRSLSVCLNQEILAEDAKLDGCYVIKTDLACEEVSMQEVHDRYKDLARVESAFRTVKNDLEIRPVYVRSEESTRGHVLIVMLAYMIIRELDKAWKDLYLTVEEGLRSLSTLTLIEWTVNDGLSFQQIPEPRHQNRQMLEALKVELPKVLPKNHAHVVTRKKRR; encoded by the coding sequence ATGCATATAGTGAAGTCAAAATTTAAATCAGCTGCCGGCAAAGTTTATGAAACAATTTTGCTACGAGAATCCTATAGAGAAGGCAAAACCGTCAAAAAACGCACGGTGGGTAATCTATCCAATTGCACACCTGAAGAAATTGCTGCTATCGAGTTAGCTTTAAAACATAAAGGTAATCTCCAAGCTTTAACCTCGTGTAGTGGAGCCACAATGCAAGAGGGATTATCTGTCGGTGGCGTATGGGTGATCTACCAAATGGCTAAACGTTTAGGAATTGTGGATGCACTTGGCAATAGCCGAGAAGGTCAGCTCGCGTTGTGGCAAGTGGTAGCACGCGTATTGGAGCAAGGCTCAAGGCTTTCTGCCGTCAGGTTGGCAGAAACGTATGCCATTGCACCTGTAATTGACTTGCAAAAGGGCTTTAACGAAGAAGATCTTTATAAGAATCTTTTGTGGTTATGCCAAAGCCAAGCCTCTATCGAAGATCGATTATTTACTAAAAGTTTTTGCAAGAAACCTCCTCACTTATTTTTGTATGATGTCACTAGCTCGTATTTAGAAGGCGAGAAAAACGAGCTTGCCGATTGGGGTTACAACCGAGACAAAAAGAAAGGTAAGAAGCAAATTGTGATAGGCTTGCTAAGTTCAGCCGATGGCACACCCGTATCAACCGAAGTGTTTAAAGGCAATACCCAAGATACTTCTACCTTCCATGCTCAGATCAAAAAAGCTAAAGAACGCTTTAAATGCGAGAAAGTCACTTTTGTAGGCGATAGAGGGATGATTAAAAGCGGGCAGATCGAAAATTTACAAGAGCAGGGTTTTCATTATATTACCGCTATGACAAAAGCTCAAATAGAGACCTTAATGAAAAAAGGTGTGATCGAATATACGCTATTTGATAATAACTTGGCTGAAGTCAAAGAAGATGGGATAAGATATATTCTTAAGCGCAATCCTGTGCGCGCCCAGGAAATCGCCCATTCTCGTCTCAGCAAGCTAGCTAGCATTGAAAAATTGGTCGCTATGCAAAATGCCTATCTACATGCGCATCCCAAAGCACAGGTAGAAGTAGCGCTGAAAAAAATTAAAACTAAAATCGAGCGTTTAACGCTTAAAACTTGCGTGACAGTTAGCGCACAAGATAGAAGTTTATCTGTATGCCTCAATCAAGAAATACTAGCTGAGGATGCTAAGCTAGATGGTTGCTATGTGATTAAAACCGATCTTGCTTGCGAAGAAGTGAGCATGCAAGAAGTACATGATCGTTATAAAGATTTAGCTAGAGTAGAATCAGCTTTTAGAACAGTAAAAAACGATCTTGAGATACGGCCAGTCTATGTACGTTCAGAAGAAAGTACAAGGGGCCATGTTTTAATTGTAATGTTAGCCTACATGATTATCAGAGAACTTGATAAAGCCTGGAAGGACCTTTATTTAACAGTAGAAGAGGGCTTGCGCAGTTTATCTACTTTAACGCTAATAGAATGGACAGTAAATGATGGCTTAAGTTTTCAGCAAATCCCCGAACCACGTCACCAAAACAGACAAATGCTTGAAGCCTTAAAAGTAGAGTTACCAAAAGTTTTACCAAAGAATCATGCGCATGTAGTCACTAGGAAGAAGCGCCGATAA
- a CDS encoding leucine-rich repeat domain-containing protein yields MHPISSTSIESLPNELLLPILEACAAPSLFSVCKRWHHLLASEVMPSLYKQIGKVHVPQGNVKEQALIVDRIYKLEEKLTEVAKVNAIFRQIFTLAKSLSPLESKEKTEEKRGLTLANYASYLLNINRLLLWKKLPGGEEYLSREEIKHLPLEKKGELFREWIEENCKNITTLDLFRAGLTSLPSEIGQLSQLIRLYLSKNQLTALPTEIWQLPQLQWLDLSQNQLTRLPEEIGQLSQLQVLGLDHNQLTSLPEEIGQLSQLQTLYLNQNQLTALPAEIGQLSKLRVLDLNQNQLTSLPTEIGQLSQLQTLYLNQNQLTSLPAEIGQLSDLQTLKLAENPLKDIAEKIRQRFQL; encoded by the coding sequence ATGCATCCTATCTCATCGACATCTATTGAAAGCTTGCCCAATGAATTGCTGCTCCCTATCTTAGAGGCTTGCGCAGCTCCTTCCTTATTTAGCGTCTGTAAAAGATGGCATCATCTGTTGGCTTCTGAAGTGATGCCTTCTCTTTATAAACAAATAGGTAAAGTACATGTTCCTCAAGGAAATGTTAAGGAGCAGGCTCTTATTGTAGATAGGATTTATAAGCTAGAAGAAAAGCTTACTGAAGTAGCAAAGGTAAATGCAATCTTTAGGCAAATCTTTACTTTAGCCAAGTCTCTTTCTCCTTTAGAATCTAAAGAGAAAACAGAAGAAAAAAGAGGCTTAACGCTGGCTAATTACGCTTCTTATCTCTTAAATATAAATCGTCTTTTGCTTTGGAAAAAACTTCCTGGTGGGGAAGAATACTTGAGCCGAGAAGAAATTAAGCACTTGCCTCTAGAAAAAAAAGGAGAGCTATTTAGAGAGTGGATTGAAGAAAATTGTAAAAACATCACGACTTTGGATTTATTTAGAGCAGGCTTGACTTCTTTACCTTCAGAAATAGGCCAATTATCACAGCTGATACGGCTTTACTTAAGCAAAAACCAGCTCACCGCTCTGCCTACAGAAATCTGGCAGCTGCCTCAGCTACAATGGCTTGATTTAAGTCAAAACCAGCTCACCCGCCTACCTGAAGAAATCGGGCAACTGTCTCAGCTGCAAGTGCTTGGCTTAGACCACAACCAGCTCACCAGCCTGCCTGAAGAAATCGGGCAACTGTCTCAGCTGCAAACGCTTTACTTAAATCAAAACCAGCTCACCGCTCTGCCTGCAGAAATCGGGCAGCTGTCTAAGCTACGAGTGCTTGACTTAAATCAAAACCAACTCACCAGCCTGCCTACAGAAATTGGGCAGCTGTCTCAGCTGCAAACGCTTTACTTAAATCAAAACCAGCTTACCAGTCTTCCTGCAGAAATCGGGCAGCTGTCTGATCTGCAAACGCTTAAATTAGCAGAAAATCCTCTGAAAGATATCGCCGAAAAAATAAGGCAGCGCTTTCAATTGTAG
- a CDS encoding leucine-rich repeat domain-containing protein → MHPISSASIESLPNELLLPILEACAVPSLFSVCKRWHHLLATEVMPPLYRQIGKVHVPQGNVKEQALIVDRIYKLEEKLSEAAKVNAIFKQIFTLAKSFSPLEFKEKTEEKRGLTLANYSSYLLNINRLLLWKKLPGGEEYLSREEIKHLPLEKKGELLRDWIEENCKNIMVLDLSKAGLTYLPSEIGQLSQLLQLILNQNQLTALPTEIGRLSQLKGLYLNQNQLTALPTEIGQLSKLRWLQLNQNQLTSLPAETGQLSQLQHLYLNQNQLTALPAEIGQLSQLQTLELAENPLKDIAEKIRQRFQL, encoded by the coding sequence ATGCATCCTATCTCTTCGGCCTCTATTGAAAGCTTGCCCAATGAATTGCTGCTCCCTATCTTAGAGGCTTGCGCAGTTCCTTCCTTATTTAGCGTCTGTAAAAGATGGCATCATCTGCTGGCTACTGAAGTCATGCCCCCTCTTTATAGACAAATAGGTAAAGTGCATGTTCCTCAAGGAAATGTTAAGGAGCAGGCTCTTATTGTAGATAGGATTTATAAGCTAGAAGAAAAGCTTTCTGAAGCAGCAAAGGTAAATGCAATCTTTAAGCAAATCTTTACTTTAGCCAAGTCTTTTTCTCCTTTGGAATTTAAAGAGAAAACGGAAGAAAAAAGAGGCTTAACGCTGGCTAATTACTCTTCTTATCTCTTAAATATTAATCGCCTTTTACTTTGGAAAAAACTTCCTGGTGGGGAAGAATACTTGAGCCGAGAAGAAATTAAGCACTTGCCTCTAGAGAAAAAAGGAGAGCTTCTTAGAGATTGGATTGAAGAAAATTGTAAAAACATCATGGTTTTAGATTTATCTAAAGCAGGCTTGACTTATTTACCCTCGGAGATAGGCCAACTGTCTCAGTTGCTACAGCTTATCTTAAATCAAAACCAGCTCACCGCTCTGCCTACAGAAATAGGGCGATTGTCTCAGCTGAAAGGGCTTTACTTAAATCAAAACCAGCTCACCGCTCTGCCTACAGAAATCGGACAGCTGTCTAAGCTACGATGGCTTCAATTAAATCAAAACCAGCTCACTAGCCTTCCTGCTGAAACAGGGCAGTTGTCTCAGCTGCAACATCTTTACTTAAATCAAAACCAGCTCACCGCTCTGCCTGCAGAAATCGGGCAACTGTCTCAGCTGCAAACGCTTGAATTAGCAGAAAATCCTTTAAAGGATATCGCCGAAAAAATAAGGCAGCGTTTTCAATTGTAG